The proteins below are encoded in one region of Huiozyma naganishii CBS 8797 chromosome 7, complete genome:
- the MSL5 gene encoding mRNA splicing protein MSL5 (similar to Saccharomyces cerevisiae MSL5 (YLR116W); ancestral locus Anc_8.309): MSHEVQRGRYQRNVKPKYATDHMNRKVEKLPTKITGTLTLEQLTAYQAMFRANEIAEILRQKSISLPESKNRSPSPTPIYDADGKRVNTREQLYKDKLAIESYRLVEVALKMIPFYRPPEGYSKPTSFQDKYYIPVEQYPEVNFVGLLLGPRGNTLKQLQKQSNCKIAIRGRGSVKEGKGSGDLPDGAMNMEDPLHCLIIGDSEDKVFNGVKACQAVVIKAVTSPEGQNDLKRNQLRDLAELNGTLREDDRPCPICGLHGHKRYDCPERESYAQKIICHTCGQPGHVTRDCNMVRPQSSVIHNPNPNYHQPGIAANYTRQNYEPHGYQMRYQHNNSRFGPSRYDHKGSATNDLQYTDNRRSYQSRYKRTPAETYAISYGDTPTSAPNNGQMAREGVTGTAGSASHVPPFPDIPVASIQPNDTENSLPPPPLPPVGLSGPPGLDNTFSLDNNAALGYENSNLLPPGLTNEDNSDAHKSQSGNGSTPSLPPGLEGPPGL, encoded by the coding sequence ATGTCTCAtgaagttcaaagagggAGGTATCAAAGAAATGTCAAACCAAAGTATGCGACTGACCATATGAACCGCaaagttgaaaaacttcCGACGAAAATCACTGGAACTTTAACTTTAGAGCAGCTGACCGCATACCAAGCGATGTTCCGTGCAAATGAAATCGCAGAGATATTACGGCAAAAGAGTATATCTCTTCCCGAATCAAAAAACAGATCTCCATCGCCGACTCCAATCTACGATGCGGACGGTAAGAGAGTTAATACTCGAGAGCAGCTTTACAAAGATAAGTTAGCAATCGAAAGTTATAGACTTGTTGAGGttgctttgaaaatgatTCCTTTTTATAGGCCACCAGAAGGATACAGTAAGCCTACATCATTCCAGGATAAATATTATATTCCTGTCGAGCAATACCCGGAAGTTAACTTTGTTGGGCTGCTTCTTGGCCCCCGTGGGAACACACTCaaacaactacaaaaaCAGTCTAACTGTAAGATTGCCATTAGAGGTCGTGGCTCTGTTAAAGAGGGTAAAGGTTCTGGCGATTTGCCTGACGGTGCTATGAATATGGAGGATCCACTTCACTGTCTTATTATTGGAGATTCCGAAGATAAGGTTTTCAACGGTGTAAAAGCTTGTCAAGCTGTGGTGATCAAGGCTGTCACATCTCCCGAGGGTCAGAATGACTTGAAAAGAAATCAGCTAAGAGATCTAGCTGAGTTGAACGGTACGTTAAGAGAAGATGATAGGCCTTGTCCTATCTGTGGGTTGCATGGACACAAAAGATACGACTGCCCTGAAAGAGAATCCTATGctcaaaaaataatatgCCATACATGTGGCCAACCGGGTCATGTTACAAGGGATTGTAACATGGTCAGACCGCAGAGTTCTGTAATTCACAACCCTAACCCTAACTACCACCAACCTGGCATTGCTGCTAACTATACCAGACAAAATTACGAACCACACGGGTACCAGATGCGATACCAGCATAACAATAGTCGGTTCGGTCCCTCAAGATACGACCACAAGGGGTCTGCTACGAATGACCTTCAATATACCGATAACAGACGGAGTTACCAATCCAGATACAAGAGAACTCCCGCAGAAACATATGCGATTAGCTACGGCGATACCCCTACATCAGCACCAAATAATGGCCAGATGGCCAGAGAGGGAGTCACAGGAACGGCCGGTTCTGCATCACATGTACCGCCCTTTCCTGATATTCCAGTCGCTTCAATACAGCCGAATGATACAGAAAATTCACTGCCCCCACCCCCACTTCCGCCTGTTGGTTTATCAGGACCACCTGGTTTAGATAACACGTTCAGTTTAGATAATAATGCAGCTTTGGGGTATGAAAATTCAAACCTATTGCCACCTGGTCTCACAAACGAAGACAACTCTGATGCACATAAATCCCAATCCGGAAACGGTTCAACCCCATCACTACCCCCAGGACTAGAAGGTCCACCTGGATTATAA
- the AVL9 gene encoding Avl9p (similar to Saccharomyces cerevisiae AVL9 (YLR114C); ancestral locus Anc_8.305) has protein sequence MAEKQTIVGVCLVDFHHKRGPEVEYWYGLPDGTDETDLWKDLPFQALPDGSHSFEETFTFFTLLFNEKTKSSLPNDAASLPEDQLNDYTTFFAISCSRQIKSEDLIRKDKDVTRCTVQKAIVVVSRLPIFSQIKDKLNIVTNAFFLQHDFTDKTLINNLHQSLVSLYDSSSDLLADNNNFYVGLCLKRIIKDLKKEALVLLKAMLLEQKIIFYGNNVENLSNLQFGLVSLIPELLWNLQDCGSPQLTSNSAHSQIATSFQSADRKSVHRFLGFPLRIFEEGGFFSPYTPLQQLDVLRSDKSKFFVLGTSNSLLCEQKESLCDIFVNLDANRVEILNKSITQVLQLSTQDSKWIEGMAALVDETFDDNNEKSTKSFQYEGGEDWIRSQFEEYLTGLFCSVKLHDYITLNENNSDALQTISEDLLKTDPVHFFNMGWVKKWKETKNFRIFNTTTDDRIFDLFQAKHICNDVDPIAAFQQKFIATFRNMKKQRGPANLEEPSPKPYKTKSNDSRSSSALSKKSSNNDDPVSVKSGEEQQPVNVWNTWKDYFNKKKAKSSSNVSAITTDTEISDKNVTKKVDETDLSATTEDLKSIPSTKNAIQTALLGLGIHVSQEELKEFRDKRDTPVSIASSDDKRIVEANTNSNEDERTSNSNVNDRDSVLDVVNTYK, from the coding sequence ATGGCTGAGAAACAAACAATTGTGGGCGTGTGTCTGGTCGATTTCCATCATAAACGCGGTCCCGAAGTGGAGTACTGGTATGGTTTACCGGATGGTACAGATGAAACGGACCTGTGGAAAGATTTACCTTTTCAGGCGCTTCCAGACGGTTCACATTCGTTCGAGGAAACCTTTACTTTTTTTACATTACTGTTCAATGAGAAGACGAAGTCGAGCTTGCCAAACGATGCAGCATCCTTACCTGAAGATCAACTAAACGATTACACTACATTTTTTGCCATTTCTTGCTCTAGGCAAATCAAATCTGAAGACCTTATTCGGAAAGACAAGGATGTCACAAGGTGCACGGTGCAAAAGGccattgttgttgtttcaaGACTTCCAATCTTCAGTCAAATTAAAGACAAATTGAATATAGTAACTAAcgctttttttcttcaacacgATTTTACTGACAAGACTCTCATAAATAACCTCCACCAAAGTCTCGTTTCTCTTTATGATTCAAGTTCAGACCTTTTAGCAGATAACAATAACTTTTACGTCGGGCTGTGTTTAAAGAGGATAATAAAAGACCTCAAAAAGGAAGCATTAGTTCTTTTGAAAGCGATGTTATTGGAACAAAAGATAATATTCTATGGAAATAATGTTGAAAACTTGTCCAATTTGCAGTTTGGACTCGTTAGTTTGATACCAGAGCTCCTTTGGAATCTACAGGATTGCGGGAGTCCTCAATTAACGTCAAATAGTGCGCATTCTCAAATTGCAACATCTTTTCAATCCGCAGATCGAAAATCGGTTCATCGATTTTTGGGGTTTCCACTtcgaatttttgaagaaggtgGGTTTTTTTCTCCATATACACCACTGCAGCAACTAGATGTCTTAAGATCCGATAAATCTAAATTTTTTGTCTTAGGAACTTCGAACTCACTGCTTTGCGAACAGAAAGAATCGTTATGCGATATTTTTGTGAACTTGGATGCAAATAGGGTCGAGATTCTAAACAAGTCTATAACACAAGTTCTCCAATTGTCAACACAAGACAGTAAATGGATAGAAGGTATGGCAGCGTTAGTTGATGAGACCTTTGACGACAACAATGAaaaatcaacaaaatcCTTTCAGTATGAGGGTGGGGAGGATTGGATCCGATCACAATTCGAAGAATACCTAACTGGTTTATTTTGCAGTGTCAAGCTGCATGACTATATTACGCTAAACGAAAATAACTCGGATGCACTACAGACTATTTCAGAAGATTTGCTGAAAACAGATCCGGTgcatttcttcaatatgGGTTGGGttaaaaaatggaaagaaaCGAAGAACTTTCGCATATTCAATACCACTACAGATGATCGAATATTTGACTTATTTCAGGCAAAGCATATATGTAATGATGTCGACCCAATTGCAGCTTTTCAGCAAAAGTTCATCGCTACCTTCAGGAAcatgaagaaacagagggGGCCTGCCAACCTGGAGGAACCTTCACCAAAACCTTATAAAACGAAGTCGAACGATTCACGAAGTTCGTCGGCCCTGTCAAAGAAATCATCGAATAACGATGACCCGGTTTCAGTTAAAAGCGGGGAAGAACAACAGCCAGTCAATGTTTGGAACACATGGAAAGActacttcaacaagaaaaaggcaAAAAGTAGCAGCAATGTGTCAGCGATTACTACGGACACCGAAATATCTGACAAAAATGTCACGAAAAAAGTTGATGAAACAGATTTATCCGCCACCACAGAGGATTTGAAGAGTATTCCTTCCACCAAAAATGCTATTCAAACAGCATTACTAGGATTAGGTATTCACGTTAGTCAAGAAGAGTTGAAAGAGTTTCGCGATAAAAGAGATACACCCGTTTCAATTGCGAGTAGCGACGATAAACGCATCGTAGAGGCGAATACGAACAGTAACGAGGATGAACGTACTTCAAACAGCAATGTTAATGATAGGGACTCTGTGTTAGATGTAGTCAATACATATAAATAG
- the CFT2 gene encoding cleavage polyadenylation factor subunit CFT2 (similar to Saccharomyces cerevisiae CFT2 (YLR115W); ancestral locus Anc_8.308): MTYKLTCCDDGSGLTVGTLIKFDNVTILLDPGWFPGLVSVDDTVKYWSNIIADVDIIILSQPTKECLGAYSLLYVNFLSHFISRIEVYATLPIANLGRVATIDLYASQGVIGPYLSNIMDVDDVEKSFDCIKTLKYSQVVDLRYKFEGLTFVAYNSGSAPGGSIWCISTYVEKLVYVKRWNHTKNNLLNAASIWDSGGKPISALSKPSAIITTFDKLGSTKPLRRRTKEFRDILTRSLQSSGSLLIPVDIGGDFLNLFVSVQSILLTTHRGSRKYGNIPILFISYARGRTLTYAKSMLEWFSSESMKNWETKDNQSPFDIDNRLHFISPNELSKYPGSKICLVSNMDALLNETILKLYKTENLNVILTDGFDSDATMISTMLQKWNKSCLDNSNILEGDMLPFSQTVPIKVWTKQALKSDALDTFKNQIEKRRLERSEKEATLKRDAKTSANGPAADAAMNGNGSLAVGQNGIGINDDDDDDDDDNDVLSARKSDGKNNSKGAKFMEPPVDLYLNENSKQKMFLFNPKREKRDDYGIMVDFSMFAPKDDEIVETSDVNISSKEVPSHVSKKRRKNSNKKDLEQPKAENFDNIDYLDTLNQPCKLRESTKEIQLKCSFTYINMTSLSDQRSTTVILPSLMPRKLILLAPASKQPKNVCSVFTNKNIEVLLFLANKETKITTVIKALDISIDTELDQLLRWQRIGGDHTVAHVIGRLVKTTATTHTKGNNPDSTRSKLILKPLEKNPLKISSGGTLSIGDVRLVELKRKLTEENHVAEFKGEGTLIVDGQVAVRKVSDGETIIDGTPSDIFDIVKSHITGMLAKI; encoded by the coding sequence ATGACTTATAAGCTCACCTGTTGTGATGATGGATCTGGGCTCACTGTTGGAACATTGATTAAATTTGATAATGTAACCATCCTTTTGGATCCAGGTTGGTTTCCTGGCCTCGTGTCCGTGGATGACACAGTTAAATATTGGTCAAACATTATCGCAGACGTTGATATAATCATACTGTCGCAACCAACGAAGGAGTGTCTTGGAGCGTACAGTCTACTCTATGTGAACTTTTTGTCTCATTTTATATCCAGAATCGAAGTTTATGCTACTCTACCAATTGCAAACTTGGGCCGAGTAGCTACGATCGACCTTTACGCATCTCAGGGTGTAATTGGCCCGTATTTGTCCAATATAATGGATGTAgatgatgttgaaaagTCTTTCGATTGCATAAAGACCCTGAAGTATTCCCAAGTGGTGGATTTAAGGTATAAGTTTGAGGGATTGACATTTGTTGCATACAATTCTGGTTCCGCTCCTGGAGGATCCATATGGTGTATCTCTACATACGTGGAAAAGCTGGTCTATGTCAAACGTTGGAATCATACCAAAAATAACTTACTGAATGCTGCATCGATTTGGGATTCAGGTGGGAAACCCATCTCTGCTCTCTCTAAACCTTCCGCGATAATCACCACTTTTGACAAATTGGGATCCACCAAGCCTCTAAGAAGACGAACAAAAGAGTTTCGGGACATCCTGACTCGAAGCTTGCAAAGCAGCGGATCTCTTTTGATTCCAGTAGATATAGGTGGTGATTTTCTGaatctttttgtttcagtTCAGAGTATTTTGCTGACAACACATAGAGGGTCACGAAAGTATGGTAATATCCCCATCTTATTTATATCATACGCCCGAGGCAGGACTTTAACGTACGCAAAATCGATGCTGGAATGGTTCAGTAGCGAatcaatgaaaaattggGAAACGAAGGACAACCAATCCCCATTCGACATTGACAATAGACTCCATTTTATATCACCAAAtgaactttcaaaataCCCAGGATCCAAAATTTGTTTGGTGTCGAATATGGATGCGTTATTGAACGAAACAATCTTGAAACTTTACAAGACCGAAAATCTAAATGTGATTCTCACGGACGGTTTTGACAGCGACGCCACAATGATCTCTACAATGCTTCAAAAGTGGAACAAATCCTGTTTAGATAACTCTAATATACTTGAGGGAGATATGCTACCATTCTCGCAAACAGTACCGATAAAAGTGTGGACAAAACAAGCGTTGAAATCCGACGCACTAGATACTTTCAAAAATCAAATAGAAAAACGGAGGCTGGAACgaagtgaaaaagaagcaacGTTGAAGAGAGATGCAAAGACGTCTGCAAATGGTCCAGCTGCTGATGCAGCAATGAACGGAAATGGAAGTCTAGCTGTTGGTCAGAACGGTATTGGTATcaatgacgacgacgatgacgacgacgacgataaTGACGTTTTAAGTGCTCGCAAGAGTGATGGTAAAAACAACTCCAAAGGTGCCAAATTTATGGAACCCCCCGTTGATTTATACCTGAAcgaaaattcaaaacagaaaatgTTTCTCTTCAATCCAAAACGGGAGAAGAGAGACGATTACGGCATAATGGTAGATTTTTCAATGTTTGCGCCAAAGGATGACGAAATTGTAGAAACTTCAGATGTCAATATTTCATCTAAAGAAGTCCCAAGTCACGtctcaaagaaaagacGTAAAAACTCGAATAAGAAAGATTTAGAACAACCGAAAGCGGAAAATTTCGATAATATTGACTACCTCGACACATTAAATCAACCTTGTAAGTTAAGGGAGTCGACAAAAGAAATCCAGTTGAAGTGTTCATTCACTTATATCAACATGACATCTCTATCCGACCAAAGATCCACTACTGTCATACTACCCTCTCTAATGCCAAGGAAGTTGATATTATTAGCGCCAGCATCAAAACAACCCAAAAACGTCTGTTCAGTTTTTACTAATAAGAATATTGAAGTCCTACTGTTCTTAGCAAATAAGGAAACGAAGATCACAACTGTCATCAAAGCGCTAGATATATCCATTGATACCGAACTCGATCAACTATTGAGATGGCAAAGAATTGGTGGCGATCATACTGTTGCCCATGTTATTGGTAGACTAGTCAAGACTACAGCAACCACACATACTAAGGGCAACAATCCAGATAGTACGAGAAGCAAGCTCATCCTCAAACCGCTGGAAAAAAACCCTCTTAAAATATCTAGTGGTGGTACATTGTCCATTGGTGACGTGCGGCTGGTAGAATTAAAAAGAAAGCTAACGGAAGAAAACCACGTTGCCGAATTCAAGGGCGAAGGTACACTTATAGTGGATGGTCAAGTTGCAGTAAGGAAAGTTTCCGACGGCGAAACCATAATTGATGGAACCCCATCTGATATATTTGATATTGTGAAAAGCCATATTACGGGTATGCTGGCAAAGATATGA